The window ATTTTGGTGAAATTATCAAGGACACAAAAtttggtcacacagctggtatcaGAGATGGTATTTCAACCCAAGTCCAAACCTAGCACTATATCTACTATTCCTTGCTATATGTACCTCTAATAGTGGTCTAATAATTCATtgtgaaataaaatctttttgtttataGGGGGGAAGCACtaaatttaaattccaaatatttgCAAATGCTATTGGGATAATTTTGAACAATGTAAtgttcttattcttatttctttaggaCAGTTATATGATGGCTATGATGAAGAATATGAGTGTCCTATTTTGGATGAAGACAGAGTAAGTACaagattattacttttttttggtttagaATTGTAATTTCATTATGGGGTATTGCCTAAGAAGGGAACTCCCCATATCAATGCTGAGCTGCAACTCCTTTCATAGATGAAATAGGTATTCTTTGAAAGTACTGAAGtggtctttaaaaataaaaattttccttagCTAATCTTAGttttgttaaaagaaataaaagaaaaaaactcataaaTGTAAAGTTTAATTGATTAGAAAGTATTAAATTGATAATATTCAACAATATTACACTGTGTATCATATTCTGAAATAATAGTTTTAGAGTTACTTGGGGAAACAAAAAGATTACGTTATTTAGCTAGAATCAAAAAGCTATTATGTGTTGGAGGTAGGATTGCAATTCAGGTCTTGTTGACTTTAATGCAAGTTCTGTGTATACTATGCTTTTCTCCATAGCATAATGATTATTATTGCTACTGCTGTTGCTTCTTTCTTTTGATGGTGCAGGCAGTATACAATTTATTACTCAAGTTCTGCATGGGTACATGCAGAGTTTAAGAAAACTTAAACCATTTATGCAGATGTTATTGGTAAGCTCATATAATAGCTggatgaaaatacaaagaataaataaaaatatcaatgctAAAACACCTTAATAAATACAACAGAAAtgataaatctttaaaaagtctAGAGGAAAGGATAATATTATACCAATTAAACTAATTACACCTagagacaaaacaaaactcaGCATTTGGTAAAGTcatcatctttatatatttaaaatattaaaaatggtaTCTGATTACTTATGATGAAATTTAAAGTCTTAAGTAGAGATAACTGCTAAAATAAACACGAAAGATGGAACTTATTGAATCCGTCACTGTATAAAGATTTTGTACTAATATAATTAATGATCAGTAGCTTACTTAATGTTAAGGCTATatgttttaaacatttcttcacaattaaaaattaaatgtttcttaatttaaTGGTAGAATTGATCTTTCTTtaatacacttttttttaaacaggtagTTGATgagttagaaaataaaatgaaagaaggtgGAGTTATTGTTGATTACCATGGCTGTGACTTCTTCCCTGAACGATggtttcatatagtttttgtgCTCCAAACAGataattctatattatataaaagacTTGAAAAGAGGTAAGAGAAGAATGAATTTGTTCATTATAGaacattattttactttttaaattaaattttattttcactaagatacatcatttctcttttccacctttcttccctctctcctccctaccCTATTGAGAAACATAtaaagtcaagcaaaatgaattccTGCATTGACCACTTCAAAAAAACACATATCTCGATGTATTCTCAGTGTCTTTCAATTTTCCATTATCCTGTCAGGAGGTGGAGAACATAGGGTTCTGTAGAATTGTATTTGATTATTGTGTTATTAAAGGTTCCTGAATCttcaaagttatttctttttacaCAGTAcacaatattgttattgtgtaaattgttcccttggttctgctcacttcgttCTGCATCATTTCAATCAAGTCATCCCAGGTTCTTCTGAAACATCTTATTATTAATTGTAGCACagtaatatcccataacattcacatatcataacttattcagcaattcctcaattgatgagcatcaccttggtttctaattttttgccattataaaaggagctcctataaatattttgtacatataggtccttctCTTCTTGCCTTCATCTCGTTGGGGTATAGACCCTTGGCTTAAAGAGTATGTAccttatatggcattttaaactTTTATCCATAATACTGACCAAGAACAGTAGAACAAATAATCTGGAAAAAATGCCATCTTAaccttttataataattataaaaatttacatttacatatcattttataattatacatttttttcttataatgacTATTTGAGGAAGGTAAAGGCCATACTATTCctactttacaaataatttacaaaaaattaaaGCTCAAGGACACAGCCAGAATGTAatggagccaggatttgaattcagatatctttAGACCTgactttcttgacttttttcttctacATATGGTTGTCTTACCATTGCCATCTTCATATAAAAACCACCAATATTCTGATTCTAGTTTGAAAGGATCTGTTAAGATCTagataatattttcttaatgAGTAGACTAATCTGACTACTGAGAAACTCTTATTCTTTCATGGGTTTTCTTTGACAGGCAGGTACCTGATAAATACTTTCCAAGCAGCTAATTGGATCCTATCTTACAGAAAAGAAGCTCAGAACCTCTTTTCCTGTCAAATACAAAGTTGTAGATTTGTCTCTGTTTCGAATTTGACATCCTATCTAACTGCTTCTCgaattatgatatttttaaattattgcctctaattttaaagcaaaaattatttttacaacaaTATTCAACAGTTTTTTGGAGGGTGGGAGTTTCCTAAACTCATACTTGTTCATTCAGATTTTGCAAATGTGTGTCTAAaccccaacttttttttctaGGGGATACAATGTAAAGAAACTACAGAACAATATTCAATGTgaaatttttcaaattctttatgaAGAAGCCTTGGCCTCCTACAAGCATGAAATAGTACACCGGCTGCCCAGCAATGTACCAGAAGAACTAGAGAGTAATTTAGATCAGATAATGAAATGGATTGAGGAGTGgataaaagataataattgaactTTGAGGGTGAAACATGGACTTTGAAGGCTTTCCACATGATGGTTAAAGATTATTTTGATGAGTTCTCCCTCCCCCTGCAATAGAAATTAAGACAACATACACCAAATTTTATGGTCCAAGATTGTAGAAGTTGAACAAGTGGACAATATATAAGATTGAGTTatgtctaaattaattttttttctccatgagaaaactgaaaacccCCAAGTACAATGAATAAGTTTATTAAGGACTTTTAAAGTTTAGGAATATTCACCATTGTCATTTATTTTAGTTAACTGCTAAAGAATAAGCAAATTtgagaaaatagatgaaaatctTTAATACttgacacaaaaaaagaaaatgaaggctaGGAAGAACTGCtgacttataaataaataaaagagtctGAGGATAAAGCTATAAATATTACATTAAGTTTTCTATTGGTAAATTGCTGTTTTCTTTAATCTTAGAAGTTGGTTATAAATTTGGATAGTCACAAAGTAAATGGTGAGATCTTTGAGAAAATAGCATTTTCAAGAGGTCACTGAACTTGTTTGCCTGTAAAATCACTGCTGATCTTAGCACTGATATTTGTCTCTGCAGAAGAGAAAGATAATCACATTTTCCACATAAAAGGGAAATAGCAGTCTTTTCTGCACCCATGgaaactaaattttaatttattggttGACTAATTTCGGTCTTGCTAAGTTCCATGAAAATTCATGTGATAATGCTTTGCTACCATATAGGTGGTGATAATTattagataaaaattttaaatacaataattgTGTATTTCATGAAAATGTGTTTAACATTGATAACTAGcacttttcttaccccttttaaaaatatatttctgtgcCTTACTGATGTATTCTTGAACCATAAAACAGGCCTTACTTAGCTTTATTCCTTTGCCTATGCTACTTTATGTTCTTTTATTGGTCATTCTGAGAAACAGTCCTTTCAAAGATCACTGGTTGTAAATCTTACTACCTACAGCTTCAATCAAAAGGTGATGGGAATCAGTGTTTTTGTGAAAGAAAGTCACATTAATTGTTGATGACGTATGACTGACTTGCCTTTAGGACATCTTCATTTGGACATATTATTAGCTTCTTAAATTCAATTTGCCCAGAGAGCAATATATTAACTTAGGAGaaatctgaattcatatcttGACTGATATTTACcaaatgtgtgaccttggggaagttaCAAACTCtggtattttataaaaaaatggttgttattattattttcacagAGTTAGTGTGAAGAAGATGATTTATAAATTTAAGTGACATAGAATTGTggttattttccccaaattttgcTCTTATTTCTGACTTTACTTTTTGTGTGCCACAATTTGTCCTCTTTTCTATGTTTACTTGCAAAGTCTCATCAGTGCTCCCTTTTTGACATCTCTTGGATCTCTTCCATCTCTTTATATAGGTCATTACTTTTTTCCCAGTCTATCCTCCACAACTACTAATTCTATCTGATTTGCCATTGACATTATTCTAAAATACAAGTATCATTATATATTGCATCCCTACTTATAAAATAACCAGAAGCTTGCTGCTTCTTTTAGGATCAAATTCTTTCTGACAAATCCCCCTCAACCTGGTTACCACTTCACTTTCTGGCCTTATACATTATATCCTTCATACATTCTACATCTGGCCTTCATACATTCTACAGTCCCCTTACTGACCTTTCTGTAAAATGTGCCTTTTCCATTGACTATCCTTATATCCAGAATGTATTCCTTAACTCTGACTCTTAATCTCTGGCTTTCTCCACAGCTCAACTCAAGCACTGCATTCTCCCTGAAGCCTTTTCTCTTCTCAAGGTACTATTGCCTTGCCCTTCCCACCCCTTCAAACAATCTATTTTTTATatgctatacatatacatatacatatatgttctcTCCCTGGAAAGTGTGTAAACTTAGTATTATCTTCAACTTCCTCTCCCTCgtgtttttttaaatctgtctCAAGTTTCTCTTCTATTCCCTTCACCTCTACAGCAGTCACCAAAGTCTCCAGTCCTCATTATATCATACATGCTCAGGTTTCTCCAAGTTCTCACAAAATATGCCTTCACTTGACCCTTCTATTCTTTCTGCTACTTTCCCAGCCTTCTTGCTATCAATGACAGACAAATGCTTCTGCTACATCACTATCTagttttttcttggaattttgtCCTAATGTCTTTGAAACTGCCTTCTCAAACATCATCAGCAACTAGCATGTCCATCTGTTGGAGCAATGTGTTCCTCATATGGCTTTAGAGACATGTTCCATCTATAGTGGTTGGCCATAATAGGTCCTTGGTCtctaccttcccccccccccccaagtactTAAAATGGTTATTCCCCAAGATTTGGTCTATGGTTTTCTCCCCATATACTTCCTTGATAATGTCATTTTCAGTTCTTGGAATATTACTCCAAGTCTGTATTGCCATCCTTCAGCTGCCTATGAGATATCTCCATTTGGATATTCCATCAGCaattcaaactcaatatgtccaagaccccccccccccccctccccgatATAACAGAATGATTTCTGTGATAACTTTATTCACTTAATATCTTATGTTCAAAGCTTTGCCCTTAAaagtagaatgtaatctcctgGAGGGGAGAGGCTGTTTTTTATTCATAGGATGGTGTTTTGCACAGGATGATAGAGTTAAAAGGTGAACAAAACCTTAAAACACATCTAGTCCTAGCCCTTATTGTAGAGATGAGCAAACTGGTATCCAGGAGGTGAAATTATTTGTTCTAAGTTCTAAGTTAAGATATAAGTGGTAGAGAcgtgaaggaaaagataaaaaaatcaactttcatAAATGTCATCAGAATTTCCCTATGCTAGTTAAAAACTGTTAGGTTTCCCTCTTACTGTTCtttgaaacattattttctgTAATGCTTAAATAGAGCAGTGTGACCTTTTGGGATTTGCCAGGGTTGAATATAATTACTCAAACACGCAAAAGTTTCCCACCCTAATCTGAAACAATGGAAACATTTCCTTCCAGTGGGCTTCAGAATCTTTAACAAAATAGCCTTATGTGTAAAAGCAACAATACTattaagaatatgaaaaagaCTAGCAGTACCTAAatgtgataattttaaaatttctacagTTGTATGGCCAACTCCTAAATAGAATTTCTAGGCAGCcctgaaaaatatttagaaagttaTGACTTACACTGAGAATTCTGTATTCATAGTGACCAAAGTTTGCCAAATCTTCCTTGCCTCACATCTAATCAGCTCCCCAGACACTACCTTCCATatgtttattccttccctctttgtTCCCATTATCAGTAAATTAGTACAATCTCATTATCATTGGATTCTAATTACTGGAATAGTCCTGTTTTCTTGGATTGATCTTTATAACTGCTGCcagaatactctttttttttttttttcataactaaaGTTAGTTGTATCACTATTCCAAAATAAGTGGCACCAGTTGCCTCTTGACAATTAAAATATGATgaatatttcttaagcacctactacttTATAACTCTCTTTGTATTATATTGCCTTGCTACATCTAAGCACTCTGGTTTCTGCCTTGATGTCCTGATTGCTATTAATGTCTAATACAGGTCCAGCACCCTACCTTCTGGCCATCTGCATGCTGAGCCTGGTAGCCACTTTACCTCTCTCTAGTCAAATCAATGCCCTCATTCCTAAAAAGGATATGTTAATTGTCCTTAAATTGCCACCACTCCCTTTATTGTGTTATCCTTCCCTATATAAGAATGTAAGCAGGTACTATCTTATTacatccccagtacttagcataatacctgggaTAGAGCACACATGATTAATAcatgcttttttactcattacaTTTTGGGCAAGAAGGTAGTGTCCCATGGATAAAGAGCCAGTACCTCGTGGAAGACATGTTTAAATTCTGTTTCTGGCACTTCTTAACTGTGGctcagtcatttaacctctcagtttctCTTGCAACTTTTAAGCCTTAAGTTTTCAGTTGAGGGGAGTTTCCATATCAATAGTCCGCTGTACCTATTAAAGTGAAAGGATTgatccaaaacaaaaataatcaagaaactgaaatgctggaaatacaaaaacagcATTTGTTTGCCCAAAGCTCACATTCTTACTGGGTGTTACAACTCCTTTGTACAGCCATCAAGGTCTTTCATTTTCAGTACTTCTCTAGCTTTACCTTATTCTCTATAAATGGAAACCTCCTAGATCCTACAAGCTGCCTTTTATGGTGCTATTTGCTATGCTGCAAACATTTCCCTCTTCTCCACTGAATTTCTGCCACTCTGTAAATGCCCACTTAACACCTCCATGACAACAACCTCTCACCTTCTTCTTCAAAACAGCAGCACAGgatcagaatttcagagttggttAGGTATTCATCTGCTATCTAACTGAACCAATATGTGAACAAAGATACCCTCAACCGTATACCCAACAAATTGTCATCCATCCTTTGCTTAAAGACTTGACAGTGACCTCACTTGACAACTAATGCATTTATTGTGTAATACTGGTATCATGTATGATCATTTGCTTGTTCCCATTCCATTCCCATGGAACATGAGCTCCCTGATGGTAGAGACCATGTCTTGCCCAAATTTTGTATATTCCCCAATCCTAGAATAATGGTCGGTGTTtggtaggtacataataaatattgaatagcTGTTGAATGTCATAAATGTCATGCAGTAATTGGATCACCGGGAATGAGCAGGTACTGATGGGTATTAGAGTCAGTAAAttaaagtatatgaatatatatgcacacacacatagggtcaagaaattatacatatacacacacaaacatatataacatgtataaaactatagcttcccaccccatcccccagtgTTGTTTAGTAGGGTCCCACTCTGCAggagcccatttgggattttcttcagCTTCTCACAGTAAACTTCCATTAAAACTAAACTGGTCTTACTATTTCCCAAACGGGGTAGAAACCACAAGGGGTCTTAGCATTCACCTGgcccaactcctttattttacaggtgcAGACTCTTGAGGCTCTGAGCCTTAAGCTtactt of the Sarcophilus harrisii chromosome 1, mSarHar1.11, whole genome shotgun sequence genome contains:
- the AK6 gene encoding adenylate kinase isoenzyme 6 isoform X2, which codes for MRPNILLTGTPGVGKTTLGKELASRTGLTYVNVGDLAQEGQLYDGYDEEYECPILDEDRVVDELENKMKEGGVIVDYHGCDFFPERWFHIVFVLQTDNSILYKRLEKRGYNVKKLQNNIQCEIFQILYEEALASYKHEIVHRLPSNVPEELESNLDQIMKWIEEWIKDNN
- the AK6 gene encoding adenylate kinase isoenzyme 6 isoform X1; protein product: MVGIHIHVLNEAVLSAACIVVLLDVPLPFKETSAGNPCKNPVPSSWSTPGVGKTTLGKELASRTGLTYVNVGDLAQEGQLYDGYDEEYECPILDEDRVVDELENKMKEGGVIVDYHGCDFFPERWFHIVFVLQTDNSILYKRLEKRGYNVKKLQNNIQCEIFQILYEEALASYKHEIVHRLPSNVPEELESNLDQIMKWIEEWIKDNN